A genomic window from Vitis riparia cultivar Riparia Gloire de Montpellier isolate 1030 chromosome 16, EGFV_Vit.rip_1.0, whole genome shotgun sequence includes:
- the LOC117933724 gene encoding DNA mismatch repair protein MSH3 isoform X3, which translates to MGKQKQQVISRFFAPKSKAPSSSSSSIPSSPSPSPSPSPSSLPNPPTPPPKISTTVTFSPSKRLPSSHVSPSTKPPKAPKISHPIDPSLHQKFVQKLLEPSSSTPTKLPLPTTKYTPLEQQVVDLKQKYPDVLLMVEVGYRYRFFGEDAEIAARVLGIYAHVDHNFLTASIPTFRLNVHVRRLVSAGFKVGVVKQTETAAIKAHGSNKLGPFCRGLSALYTKATLEAAEDVGGGEDECGSYNNYLVCVVEKGISVENSKDCGVGGGFDVRIGIVAVEVSTGDVVHGEFNDNFMRAGLEAVILSMSPAELLLGYPLSKQTEKLLLAYAGPASNVRVERTSRDCFSDGGALAEVMSLYENLSENSRADHQVDNTKVMEHENHCLAIEGIMSMPDLAVQALALTIRHLKQFGLERILCMGASFRPFSSNMEMTLSANALQQLEVLNNHSDGSESGSLLHTMNHTLTIFGSRLLRHWVSHPLCDRNMISARLDAVSEIVMSMGSCKASQNFGGIDEGDSDVTYVQPEVNYLLSSVLTTLGRSPDIQRGLTRIFHRTATASEFISVTQAILFAGKQLQRLHIEEKDVDEKGQSRSVHSVLLRKLILTASSSGIIGNAAKLLSTLNKEAADKGDLPNLFIISSGQFPEVAKARSLVQSAKEKLDLLIGLYRKQLRMNNLEFMSVSGTTHLIEVLETVLQDNFVPNDTNLHADGEYCEIVTGPNMGGKSCYIRQVALIAIMAQVGSFVPASSAKLCVLDGIHTRMGSSDSIQQGRSTFLEELSEASHIIHNCTSRSLVIIDELGRGTSTHDGVAIAYATLHYLLEHKRCMVLFVTHYPKIVDVKNEFPGSVGAYHVSYMMSQRAMDMDMDKTDSKSDKNAQTMDHEDVTYLYKLVPGVSERSFGFKVAQLAQLPSSCIRRANIMAAELEAMIASRVKNSSAQKTLQGSQESISIKSGCSRAEQIGLEEDACREFFLDLKSALGNADPERSLQFLKHARSIAKELIGR; encoded by the exons ATGGGAAAGCAGAAACAGCAGGTGATCTCCCGTTTCTTCGCTCCCAAATCTAAAGCcccttcatcatcttcatcttcaataccatcatcaccatcaccatctccatctccatctccatctTCGCTCCCAAACCCACCAACCCCTCCACCAAAAATCTCCACCACTGTCactttctctccttccaaacgcCTTCCTTCCTCCCACGTGTCCCCCTCCACCAAACCCCCCAAAGCCCCCAAAATCTCTCACCCCATTGACCCCTCTCTCCACCAAAAGTTCGTACAGAAGCTTCTTGAGCCTTCTTCCTCAACACCCACAAAGCTCCCACTTCCAACCACCAAGTACACTCCACTGGAGCAACAAGTCGTGGACCTAAAGCAAAAATACCCAGATGTTCTATTGATGGTAGAAGTTGGGTATAGGTATAGATTCTTTGGTGAGGATGCTGAGATTGCAGCTAGGGTGTTGGGCATTTATGCTCATGTTGATCACAATTTCTTGACTGCTAGCATACCAACTTTTCGATTAAATGTCCATGTGAGGAGGCTTGTCAGTGCAGGGTTTAAGGTAGGTGTTGTTAAGCAGACCGAAACTGCAGCCATTAAGGCGCATGGTTCGAATAAACTGGGACCCTTTTGCCGGGGTTTATCGGCATTGTACACGAAGGCGACGTTGGAGGCAGCAGAGGACGTGGGAGGTGGGGAAGACGAATGTGGGTCTTATAATAATTACTTGGTTTGTGTAGTTGAGAAAGGGATTAGTgtagaaaatagtaaagattgTGGTGTTGGGGGTGGGTTTGATGTGAGAATTGGGATTGTTGCAGTTGAAGTATCAACGGGGGATGTTGTTCATGGGGAGTTCAATGATAATTTTATGAGGGCTGGGCTTGAGGCTGTGATTTTGAGCATGTCTCCTGCTGAATTGCTTCTTGGATACCCGCTCTCTAAACAAACAGAGAAG TTGCTATTAGCCTATGCTGGACCTGCATCAAATGTTCGTGTGGAGCGTACCTCAAGAGATTGCTTCAGTGATGGTGGAGCACTTGCTGAAGTTATGTCTTTATATGAGAACTTAAGTGAAAATAGTAGAGCTGATCATCAAGTGGACAACACAAAAGTGATGGAACACGAAAATCATTGCCTGGCAATTGAG gGAATTATGAGCATGCCAGATTTGGCTGTTCAAGCACTGGCCTTAACCATTCGCCATTTGAAACAATTTGGTTTGGAAAGAATTCTGTGTATGGGAGCTTCGTTTCGGCCCTTTTCAAGCAACATGGAGATGACCCTTTCAGCGAATGCACTTCAACAATTAGAG GTATTAAATAATCACTCTGATGGATCTGAGTCTGGCTCCTTGTTGCATACCATGAACCACACTCTTACCATATTTGGTTCGAGACTTCTTAGGCACTGG GTATCTCACCCTTTATGTGATAGAAACATGATATCTGCTCGCCTTGATGCTGTTTCTGAGATTGTGATGTCCATGGGTTCTTGCAAAGCATCACAAAATTTTGGTGGGATTGATGAGGGAGACTCTGATGTCACATATGTACAACCTGAGGTTAATTATTTGCTTTCTTCAGTTTTAACAACTTTAGGAAGGTCACCAGATATTCAACGTGGACTAACAAGAATTTTCCACCGGACAGCCACTGCATCTGAG TTCATTTCAGTCACGCAAGCTATTTTATTTGCTGGGAAACAACTTCAGCGACTTCACATTGAAGAGAAAGATGTTGATGAGAAGGGGCAATCAAGGAGTGTGCACTCTGTTTTGTTAAGAAAGTTGATTTTGACAGCTTCATCATCTGGTATAATTGGGAATGCTGCGAAACTATTGTCCACCCTAAACAAAGAAGCAGCTGATAAAGGGGATTTACCTAACTTATTCATTATTTCAAGTGGCCAATTCCCAGAG GTTGCTAAAGCAAGGTCACTGGTTCAATCAGCAAAGGAGAAATTGGATTTATTAATTGGATTGTATCGGAAGCAGCTTCGAATGAACAATTTGGAATTCATGAGTGTTTCTGGGACCACACATTTGATAGAG GTTTTGGAGACAGTATTACAAGACAATTTTGTCCCAAATGACACAAATTTGCATGCAGACGGAGAGTACTGTGAGATTGTTACTGGACCAAACATGGGTGGAAAGAGTTGCTATATTCGCCAAGTGGCTCTCATTGCTATCATGGCCCAG GTTGGTTCCTTTGTACCAGCATCATCAGCAAAACTGTGTGTGTTAGATGGCATCCACACCCGAATGGGCTCCTCTGACAGTATCCAGCAAGGAAGGAGCACCTTTCTAGAAGAACTGAGCGAGGCATCTCACATAATCCACAATTGCACATCACGCTCATTGGTTATCATCGATGAACTGGGGAGAGGCACAAGTACACATGATGGTGTAGCAATTGCCTATGCTACATTGCATTATCTTCTGGAGCATAAGAGATGCATGGTCCTCTTTGTCACCCACTACCCTAAAATTGTTGATGTCAAGAATGAATTCCCAGGCTCTGTGGGGGCATACCATGTTTCATACATGATGTCACAAAGAGCTATGGATATGGATATGGATAAAACAGACTCAAAATCTGATAAAAATGCTCAAACTATGGATCATGAGGATGTCACCTACCTTTATAAGCTTGTGCCTGGCGTTTCAGAGAGAAGTTTTGGGTTTAAGGTTGCACAGCTTGCACAG CTACCTTCTTCATGTATTCGCCGAGCCAACATCATGGCTGCAGAATTGGAAGCAATGATTGCCAGCAGAGTGAAAAACAGTTCAGCACAAAAGACATTACAAGGATCACAAGAGAGCATCTCAATAAAATCTGGTTGCTCCAGGGCAGAACAAATAGGCCTGGAAGAAGATGCTTGCAGGGAGTTCTTTTTGGACTTGAAATCAGCATTGGGCAATGCTGATCCTGAAAGAAGCCTCCAGTTTTTGAAGCATGCTAGAAGCATTGCAAAAGAGTTGATAGGCAG ATAA
- the LOC117933724 gene encoding DNA mismatch repair protein MSH3 isoform X2 — MGKQKQQVISRFFAPKSKAPSSSSSSIPSSPSPSPSPSPSSLPNPPTPPPKISTTVTFSPSKRLPSSHVSPSTKPPKAPKISHPIDPSLHQKFVQKLLEPSSSTPTKLPLPTTKYTPLEQQVVDLKQKYPDVLLMVEVGYRYRFFGEDAEIAARVLGIYAHVDHNFLTASIPTFRLNVHVRRLVSAGFKVGVVKQTETAAIKAHGSNKLGPFCRGLSALYTKATLEAAEDVGGGEDECGSYNNYLVCVVEKGISVENSKDCGVGGGFDVRIGIVAVEVSTGDVVHGEFNDNFMRAGLEAVILSMSPAELLLGYPLSKQTEKLLLAYAGPASNVRVERTSRDCFSDGGALAEVMSLYENLSENSRADHQVDNTKVMEHENHCLAIEGIMSMPDLAVQALALTIRHLKQFGLERILCMGASFRPFSSNMEMTLSANALQQLEVSHPLCDRNMISARLDAVSEIVMSMGSCKASQNFGGIDEGDSDVTYVQPEVNYLLSSVLTTLGRSPDIQRGLTRIFHRTATASEFISVTQAILFAGKQLQRLHIEEKDVDEKGQSRSVHSVLLRKLILTASSSGIIGNAAKLLSTLNKEAADKGDLPNLFIISSGQFPEVAKARSLVQSAKEKLDLLIGLYRKQLRMNNLEFMSVSGTTHLIELPVDVKVPSNWVKVNSTKKTVRYHPPEVLSALDQLSLANEELMIACRGAWDSFLRAFDKYFSEFQAAVQALATLDCLHSLAILSRNKNYVCPVFVGDSEPVQMHICSGRHPVLETVLQDNFVPNDTNLHADGEYCEIVTGPNMGGKSCYIRQVALIAIMAQVGSFVPASSAKLCVLDGIHTRMGSSDSIQQGRSTFLEELSEASHIIHNCTSRSLVIIDELGRGTSTHDGVAIAYATLHYLLEHKRCMVLFVTHYPKIVDVKNEFPGSVGAYHVSYMMSQRAMDMDMDKTDSKSDKNAQTMDHEDVTYLYKLVPGVSERSFGFKVAQLAQLPSSCIRRANIMAAELEAMIASRVKNSSAQKTLQGSQESISIKSGCSRAEQIGLEEDACREFFLDLKSALGNADPERSLQFLKHARSIAKELIGR, encoded by the exons ATGGGAAAGCAGAAACAGCAGGTGATCTCCCGTTTCTTCGCTCCCAAATCTAAAGCcccttcatcatcttcatcttcaataccatcatcaccatcaccatctccatctccatctccatctTCGCTCCCAAACCCACCAACCCCTCCACCAAAAATCTCCACCACTGTCactttctctccttccaaacgcCTTCCTTCCTCCCACGTGTCCCCCTCCACCAAACCCCCCAAAGCCCCCAAAATCTCTCACCCCATTGACCCCTCTCTCCACCAAAAGTTCGTACAGAAGCTTCTTGAGCCTTCTTCCTCAACACCCACAAAGCTCCCACTTCCAACCACCAAGTACACTCCACTGGAGCAACAAGTCGTGGACCTAAAGCAAAAATACCCAGATGTTCTATTGATGGTAGAAGTTGGGTATAGGTATAGATTCTTTGGTGAGGATGCTGAGATTGCAGCTAGGGTGTTGGGCATTTATGCTCATGTTGATCACAATTTCTTGACTGCTAGCATACCAACTTTTCGATTAAATGTCCATGTGAGGAGGCTTGTCAGTGCAGGGTTTAAGGTAGGTGTTGTTAAGCAGACCGAAACTGCAGCCATTAAGGCGCATGGTTCGAATAAACTGGGACCCTTTTGCCGGGGTTTATCGGCATTGTACACGAAGGCGACGTTGGAGGCAGCAGAGGACGTGGGAGGTGGGGAAGACGAATGTGGGTCTTATAATAATTACTTGGTTTGTGTAGTTGAGAAAGGGATTAGTgtagaaaatagtaaagattgTGGTGTTGGGGGTGGGTTTGATGTGAGAATTGGGATTGTTGCAGTTGAAGTATCAACGGGGGATGTTGTTCATGGGGAGTTCAATGATAATTTTATGAGGGCTGGGCTTGAGGCTGTGATTTTGAGCATGTCTCCTGCTGAATTGCTTCTTGGATACCCGCTCTCTAAACAAACAGAGAAG TTGCTATTAGCCTATGCTGGACCTGCATCAAATGTTCGTGTGGAGCGTACCTCAAGAGATTGCTTCAGTGATGGTGGAGCACTTGCTGAAGTTATGTCTTTATATGAGAACTTAAGTGAAAATAGTAGAGCTGATCATCAAGTGGACAACACAAAAGTGATGGAACACGAAAATCATTGCCTGGCAATTGAG gGAATTATGAGCATGCCAGATTTGGCTGTTCAAGCACTGGCCTTAACCATTCGCCATTTGAAACAATTTGGTTTGGAAAGAATTCTGTGTATGGGAGCTTCGTTTCGGCCCTTTTCAAGCAACATGGAGATGACCCTTTCAGCGAATGCACTTCAACAATTAGAG GTATCTCACCCTTTATGTGATAGAAACATGATATCTGCTCGCCTTGATGCTGTTTCTGAGATTGTGATGTCCATGGGTTCTTGCAAAGCATCACAAAATTTTGGTGGGATTGATGAGGGAGACTCTGATGTCACATATGTACAACCTGAGGTTAATTATTTGCTTTCTTCAGTTTTAACAACTTTAGGAAGGTCACCAGATATTCAACGTGGACTAACAAGAATTTTCCACCGGACAGCCACTGCATCTGAG TTCATTTCAGTCACGCAAGCTATTTTATTTGCTGGGAAACAACTTCAGCGACTTCACATTGAAGAGAAAGATGTTGATGAGAAGGGGCAATCAAGGAGTGTGCACTCTGTTTTGTTAAGAAAGTTGATTTTGACAGCTTCATCATCTGGTATAATTGGGAATGCTGCGAAACTATTGTCCACCCTAAACAAAGAAGCAGCTGATAAAGGGGATTTACCTAACTTATTCATTATTTCAAGTGGCCAATTCCCAGAG GTTGCTAAAGCAAGGTCACTGGTTCAATCAGCAAAGGAGAAATTGGATTTATTAATTGGATTGTATCGGAAGCAGCTTCGAATGAACAATTTGGAATTCATGAGTGTTTCTGGGACCACACATTTGATAGAG TTACCTGTAGATGTAAAGGTACCTTCAAATTGGGTGAAGGTAAATAGTACAAAAAAGACTGTTCGCTATCACCCCCCTGAGGTATTGAGTGCCCTAGATCAACTATCTCTGGCAAATGAGGAGCTCATGATTGCATGTAGAGGTGCTTGGGACAGTTTTCTAAGGgcatttgataaatatttctCTGAGTTCCAAGCTGCTGTCCAAGCTCTGGCTACTTTGGATTGTCTGCATTCACTTGCCATTCTGTCAAGAAATAAG AATTATGTGTGTCCAGTTTTTGTTGGTGATAGTGAACCTGTTCAGATGCATATTTGTTCTGGTCGTCATCCG GTTTTGGAGACAGTATTACAAGACAATTTTGTCCCAAATGACACAAATTTGCATGCAGACGGAGAGTACTGTGAGATTGTTACTGGACCAAACATGGGTGGAAAGAGTTGCTATATTCGCCAAGTGGCTCTCATTGCTATCATGGCCCAG GTTGGTTCCTTTGTACCAGCATCATCAGCAAAACTGTGTGTGTTAGATGGCATCCACACCCGAATGGGCTCCTCTGACAGTATCCAGCAAGGAAGGAGCACCTTTCTAGAAGAACTGAGCGAGGCATCTCACATAATCCACAATTGCACATCACGCTCATTGGTTATCATCGATGAACTGGGGAGAGGCACAAGTACACATGATGGTGTAGCAATTGCCTATGCTACATTGCATTATCTTCTGGAGCATAAGAGATGCATGGTCCTCTTTGTCACCCACTACCCTAAAATTGTTGATGTCAAGAATGAATTCCCAGGCTCTGTGGGGGCATACCATGTTTCATACATGATGTCACAAAGAGCTATGGATATGGATATGGATAAAACAGACTCAAAATCTGATAAAAATGCTCAAACTATGGATCATGAGGATGTCACCTACCTTTATAAGCTTGTGCCTGGCGTTTCAGAGAGAAGTTTTGGGTTTAAGGTTGCACAGCTTGCACAG CTACCTTCTTCATGTATTCGCCGAGCCAACATCATGGCTGCAGAATTGGAAGCAATGATTGCCAGCAGAGTGAAAAACAGTTCAGCACAAAAGACATTACAAGGATCACAAGAGAGCATCTCAATAAAATCTGGTTGCTCCAGGGCAGAACAAATAGGCCTGGAAGAAGATGCTTGCAGGGAGTTCTTTTTGGACTTGAAATCAGCATTGGGCAATGCTGATCCTGAAAGAAGCCTCCAGTTTTTGAAGCATGCTAGAAGCATTGCAAAAGAGTTGATAGGCAG ATAA
- the LOC117933724 gene encoding DNA mismatch repair protein MSH3 isoform X1, translating to MGKQKQQVISRFFAPKSKAPSSSSSSIPSSPSPSPSPSPSSLPNPPTPPPKISTTVTFSPSKRLPSSHVSPSTKPPKAPKISHPIDPSLHQKFVQKLLEPSSSTPTKLPLPTTKYTPLEQQVVDLKQKYPDVLLMVEVGYRYRFFGEDAEIAARVLGIYAHVDHNFLTASIPTFRLNVHVRRLVSAGFKVGVVKQTETAAIKAHGSNKLGPFCRGLSALYTKATLEAAEDVGGGEDECGSYNNYLVCVVEKGISVENSKDCGVGGGFDVRIGIVAVEVSTGDVVHGEFNDNFMRAGLEAVILSMSPAELLLGYPLSKQTEKLLLAYAGPASNVRVERTSRDCFSDGGALAEVMSLYENLSENSRADHQVDNTKVMEHENHCLAIEGIMSMPDLAVQALALTIRHLKQFGLERILCMGASFRPFSSNMEMTLSANALQQLEVLNNHSDGSESGSLLHTMNHTLTIFGSRLLRHWVSHPLCDRNMISARLDAVSEIVMSMGSCKASQNFGGIDEGDSDVTYVQPEVNYLLSSVLTTLGRSPDIQRGLTRIFHRTATASEFISVTQAILFAGKQLQRLHIEEKDVDEKGQSRSVHSVLLRKLILTASSSGIIGNAAKLLSTLNKEAADKGDLPNLFIISSGQFPEVAKARSLVQSAKEKLDLLIGLYRKQLRMNNLEFMSVSGTTHLIELPVDVKVPSNWVKVNSTKKTVRYHPPEVLSALDQLSLANEELMIACRGAWDSFLRAFDKYFSEFQAAVQALATLDCLHSLAILSRNKNYVCPVFVGDSEPVQMHICSGRHPVLETVLQDNFVPNDTNLHADGEYCEIVTGPNMGGKSCYIRQVALIAIMAQVGSFVPASSAKLCVLDGIHTRMGSSDSIQQGRSTFLEELSEASHIIHNCTSRSLVIIDELGRGTSTHDGVAIAYATLHYLLEHKRCMVLFVTHYPKIVDVKNEFPGSVGAYHVSYMMSQRAMDMDMDKTDSKSDKNAQTMDHEDVTYLYKLVPGVSERSFGFKVAQLAQLPSSCIRRANIMAAELEAMIASRVKNSSAQKTLQGSQESISIKSGCSRAEQIGLEEDACREFFLDLKSALGNADPERSLQFLKHARSIAKELIGR from the exons ATGGGAAAGCAGAAACAGCAGGTGATCTCCCGTTTCTTCGCTCCCAAATCTAAAGCcccttcatcatcttcatcttcaataccatcatcaccatcaccatctccatctccatctccatctTCGCTCCCAAACCCACCAACCCCTCCACCAAAAATCTCCACCACTGTCactttctctccttccaaacgcCTTCCTTCCTCCCACGTGTCCCCCTCCACCAAACCCCCCAAAGCCCCCAAAATCTCTCACCCCATTGACCCCTCTCTCCACCAAAAGTTCGTACAGAAGCTTCTTGAGCCTTCTTCCTCAACACCCACAAAGCTCCCACTTCCAACCACCAAGTACACTCCACTGGAGCAACAAGTCGTGGACCTAAAGCAAAAATACCCAGATGTTCTATTGATGGTAGAAGTTGGGTATAGGTATAGATTCTTTGGTGAGGATGCTGAGATTGCAGCTAGGGTGTTGGGCATTTATGCTCATGTTGATCACAATTTCTTGACTGCTAGCATACCAACTTTTCGATTAAATGTCCATGTGAGGAGGCTTGTCAGTGCAGGGTTTAAGGTAGGTGTTGTTAAGCAGACCGAAACTGCAGCCATTAAGGCGCATGGTTCGAATAAACTGGGACCCTTTTGCCGGGGTTTATCGGCATTGTACACGAAGGCGACGTTGGAGGCAGCAGAGGACGTGGGAGGTGGGGAAGACGAATGTGGGTCTTATAATAATTACTTGGTTTGTGTAGTTGAGAAAGGGATTAGTgtagaaaatagtaaagattgTGGTGTTGGGGGTGGGTTTGATGTGAGAATTGGGATTGTTGCAGTTGAAGTATCAACGGGGGATGTTGTTCATGGGGAGTTCAATGATAATTTTATGAGGGCTGGGCTTGAGGCTGTGATTTTGAGCATGTCTCCTGCTGAATTGCTTCTTGGATACCCGCTCTCTAAACAAACAGAGAAG TTGCTATTAGCCTATGCTGGACCTGCATCAAATGTTCGTGTGGAGCGTACCTCAAGAGATTGCTTCAGTGATGGTGGAGCACTTGCTGAAGTTATGTCTTTATATGAGAACTTAAGTGAAAATAGTAGAGCTGATCATCAAGTGGACAACACAAAAGTGATGGAACACGAAAATCATTGCCTGGCAATTGAG gGAATTATGAGCATGCCAGATTTGGCTGTTCAAGCACTGGCCTTAACCATTCGCCATTTGAAACAATTTGGTTTGGAAAGAATTCTGTGTATGGGAGCTTCGTTTCGGCCCTTTTCAAGCAACATGGAGATGACCCTTTCAGCGAATGCACTTCAACAATTAGAG GTATTAAATAATCACTCTGATGGATCTGAGTCTGGCTCCTTGTTGCATACCATGAACCACACTCTTACCATATTTGGTTCGAGACTTCTTAGGCACTGG GTATCTCACCCTTTATGTGATAGAAACATGATATCTGCTCGCCTTGATGCTGTTTCTGAGATTGTGATGTCCATGGGTTCTTGCAAAGCATCACAAAATTTTGGTGGGATTGATGAGGGAGACTCTGATGTCACATATGTACAACCTGAGGTTAATTATTTGCTTTCTTCAGTTTTAACAACTTTAGGAAGGTCACCAGATATTCAACGTGGACTAACAAGAATTTTCCACCGGACAGCCACTGCATCTGAG TTCATTTCAGTCACGCAAGCTATTTTATTTGCTGGGAAACAACTTCAGCGACTTCACATTGAAGAGAAAGATGTTGATGAGAAGGGGCAATCAAGGAGTGTGCACTCTGTTTTGTTAAGAAAGTTGATTTTGACAGCTTCATCATCTGGTATAATTGGGAATGCTGCGAAACTATTGTCCACCCTAAACAAAGAAGCAGCTGATAAAGGGGATTTACCTAACTTATTCATTATTTCAAGTGGCCAATTCCCAGAG GTTGCTAAAGCAAGGTCACTGGTTCAATCAGCAAAGGAGAAATTGGATTTATTAATTGGATTGTATCGGAAGCAGCTTCGAATGAACAATTTGGAATTCATGAGTGTTTCTGGGACCACACATTTGATAGAG TTACCTGTAGATGTAAAGGTACCTTCAAATTGGGTGAAGGTAAATAGTACAAAAAAGACTGTTCGCTATCACCCCCCTGAGGTATTGAGTGCCCTAGATCAACTATCTCTGGCAAATGAGGAGCTCATGATTGCATGTAGAGGTGCTTGGGACAGTTTTCTAAGGgcatttgataaatatttctCTGAGTTCCAAGCTGCTGTCCAAGCTCTGGCTACTTTGGATTGTCTGCATTCACTTGCCATTCTGTCAAGAAATAAG AATTATGTGTGTCCAGTTTTTGTTGGTGATAGTGAACCTGTTCAGATGCATATTTGTTCTGGTCGTCATCCG GTTTTGGAGACAGTATTACAAGACAATTTTGTCCCAAATGACACAAATTTGCATGCAGACGGAGAGTACTGTGAGATTGTTACTGGACCAAACATGGGTGGAAAGAGTTGCTATATTCGCCAAGTGGCTCTCATTGCTATCATGGCCCAG GTTGGTTCCTTTGTACCAGCATCATCAGCAAAACTGTGTGTGTTAGATGGCATCCACACCCGAATGGGCTCCTCTGACAGTATCCAGCAAGGAAGGAGCACCTTTCTAGAAGAACTGAGCGAGGCATCTCACATAATCCACAATTGCACATCACGCTCATTGGTTATCATCGATGAACTGGGGAGAGGCACAAGTACACATGATGGTGTAGCAATTGCCTATGCTACATTGCATTATCTTCTGGAGCATAAGAGATGCATGGTCCTCTTTGTCACCCACTACCCTAAAATTGTTGATGTCAAGAATGAATTCCCAGGCTCTGTGGGGGCATACCATGTTTCATACATGATGTCACAAAGAGCTATGGATATGGATATGGATAAAACAGACTCAAAATCTGATAAAAATGCTCAAACTATGGATCATGAGGATGTCACCTACCTTTATAAGCTTGTGCCTGGCGTTTCAGAGAGAAGTTTTGGGTTTAAGGTTGCACAGCTTGCACAG CTACCTTCTTCATGTATTCGCCGAGCCAACATCATGGCTGCAGAATTGGAAGCAATGATTGCCAGCAGAGTGAAAAACAGTTCAGCACAAAAGACATTACAAGGATCACAAGAGAGCATCTCAATAAAATCTGGTTGCTCCAGGGCAGAACAAATAGGCCTGGAAGAAGATGCTTGCAGGGAGTTCTTTTTGGACTTGAAATCAGCATTGGGCAATGCTGATCCTGAAAGAAGCCTCCAGTTTTTGAAGCATGCTAGAAGCATTGCAAAAGAGTTGATAGGCAG ATAA